Proteins found in one Physeter macrocephalus isolate SW-GA unplaced genomic scaffold, ASM283717v5 random_895, whole genome shotgun sequence genomic segment:
- the POLR1C gene encoding DNA-directed RNA polymerases I and III subunit RPAC1 isoform X2 translates to MDENSLEFDMVGIDAAIANAFRRILLAEVPTMAVEKVLVYNNTSIVQDEILAHRLGLIPIHADPRLFEYRNQGDEEGTEIDTLQFRLQVRCTRNPHAAKDSSDPNELYVNHKVYTRHMTWVPLGNQADLFPEGTIRPVHDDILIAQLRPGQEVDLLMHCVKGIGKDHAKFSPVATASYRLLPDITLLEPVEGDAAEELSRCFSPGVIEVQEIQGKKVARVANPRLDTFSREVFRNEKLKKVVRLARVRNHYIFSVESTGVLPPDVLVSEAIKVLMGKCRRFLDELDAVQMD, encoded by the exons ATGGATGAAAACTCATTGGAGTTTGACATGGTGGGAATCGACGCAGCCATTGCCAATGCTTTTCGACGCATTCTATTAGCTGAG GTGCCAACCATGGCTGTGGAGAAGGTCCTGGTGTACAACAACACTTCCATTGTCCAGGATGAGATCCTCGCTCACCGCTTGGGGCTCATCCCCATTCATGCTGATCCCCGCCTTTTTGAATATCGGAACCAAG GAGATGAAGAAGGCACAGAGATAGATACCCTGCAGTTTCGGCTGCAGGTCAGGTGCACTCGGAACCCCCACGCCGCTAAAGATTCCTCTGACCCCAATGAGCTCTATGTCAACCACAAAG TGTACACCAGGCACATGACATGGGTCCCCCTGGGGAACCAGGCTGACCTCTTCCCGGAGGGCACCATCCGACCGGTACATGATGATATCCTCATCGCTCAGCTGCGGCCTGGCCAGGAGGTTGACCTGCTCATGCACTGCGTCAAGGGCATTG GCAAAGATCATGCCAAGTTTTCACCTGTGGCAACAGCCAGTTACCGGCTTCTGCCGGACATCACCCTGCTTGAGCCTGTGGAAGGGGATGCGGCTGAGGAGCTGAGCCGGTGCTTCTCACCTGGTGTTATTGAGGTGCAAGAAATCCAAG GTAAAAAGGTGGCCAGAGTTGCCAATCCCCGGCTAGATACCTTCAGCAGGGAAGTCTTCCGGAATGAGAAGCTAAAGAAGGTTGTACGGCTTGCTCGTGTTCGGAACCATTACATCT TCTCTGTTGAGTCAACAGGGGTGTTGCCACCAGACGTGCTGGTGAGTGAAGCCATCAAGGTACTGATGGGGAAATGCCGGCGCTTCTTGGATGAACTGGATGCGGTTCAGATGGATTGA